A genomic segment from Blastococcus sp. PRF04-17 encodes:
- a CDS encoding LysE family translocator codes for MDVLSSLPAFVLAVLLISASPGPAMALIFRRAALRGLRGAVPTVLGLELGLFFWALFAGAGFAALVAASEVAYLVLRVLGAAALLYLGARALWSAWRGAPAVEPDPVAGRRRWWGAFAEGVVVQLANPKAAVFMIAFYPQFVPADGPVFATTALLGLLQVTVETGLYLALAAGVARAGTWFRRPRIRRRLDAVSGTVLVALGLRVAAASR; via the coding sequence GTGGACGTGCTGTCGTCGCTGCCCGCCTTCGTGCTGGCCGTGCTGCTGATCTCCGCCTCGCCGGGACCGGCGATGGCGCTGATCTTCCGGCGGGCCGCCCTGCGCGGGCTGCGTGGAGCCGTGCCCACTGTGCTCGGGCTGGAGCTGGGCCTCTTCTTCTGGGCGCTGTTCGCCGGCGCCGGCTTCGCGGCGCTCGTCGCGGCCTCCGAGGTGGCGTACCTGGTCCTGCGCGTGCTCGGTGCGGCGGCGCTGCTGTACCTCGGTGCCCGAGCCCTGTGGTCGGCCTGGCGGGGCGCCCCGGCGGTCGAGCCCGACCCGGTTGCAGGTCGGCGCCGCTGGTGGGGCGCCTTCGCCGAGGGCGTCGTCGTCCAGCTGGCCAATCCGAAGGCGGCGGTCTTCATGATCGCCTTCTATCCGCAATTCGTGCCGGCCGACGGTCCGGTGTTCGCCACGACCGCCCTGCTGGGCCTGCTGCAGGTCACGGTCGAGACGGGGCTCTACCTGGCCCTGGCTGCGGGCGTCGCCCGGGCGGGGACCTGGTTCCGGCGACCGCGCATCCGGCGGCGGCTCGACGCGGTCAGCGGCACCGTCCTCGTGGCGCTCGGTCTGCGCGTGGCGGCCGCGAGCCGCTGA
- a CDS encoding DNA glycosylase AlkZ-like family protein: MRGAVGVERLDQQPQRDATARDHDAPRRGGHRRPARAAAPLGPRGAGVPVRRPRRPEEEALRVRDERRLRALGIARSTGTASPIEPVVVGEAGVPATVEGVPGGWRVDPDAVGRPFEGRTALLSPFDRLVYDRVRAQQLFDFEYQLEMYKPKAARRWGYFALPVLHSDRLVGKLDATADRKRGRFVVHALHEDIHFTPAMADAVHREIEDLARWLGLTVAG, from the coding sequence GTGCGCGGTGCCGTGGGAGTCGAGCGGCTGGACCAGCAACCGCAACGTGACGCAACTGCTCGAGATCATGATGCTCCGCGGCGAGGTGGCCATCGCCGGCCGGCGCGGGCGGCAGCGCCTCTGGGACCTCGCGGAGCGGGTGTACCCGTCCGACGTCCCCGTCGTCCGGAGGAGGAGGCCCTCCGGGTGCGCGACGAGCGGCGGCTACGGGCCCTGGGCATCGCACGGTCGACGGGGACGGCGTCGCCCATCGAGCCGGTGGTCGTCGGCGAGGCGGGCGTGCCGGCGACCGTCGAGGGCGTGCCGGGCGGCTGGCGGGTGGACCCCGACGCGGTCGGCCGCCCGTTCGAGGGGCGCACGGCGCTGCTGTCACCGTTCGACCGCCTCGTGTACGACCGGGTCCGCGCGCAGCAGCTGTTCGACTTCGAGTACCAGCTGGAGATGTACAAGCCCAAGGCCGCGCGGCGTTGGGGGTACTTCGCGCTGCCGGTGCTGCACTCGGACCGGCTGGTGGGCAAGCTCGACGCGACGGCGGACCGGAAGCGCGGCCGGTTCGTGGTGCACGCGCTGCACGAGGACATCCACTTCACCCCTGCCATGGCCGACGCGGTGCACCGGGAGATCGAGGACCTCGCGCGCTGGCTGGGGCTGACCGTCGCCGGGTAA
- a CDS encoding M50 family metallopeptidase, giving the protein MTTSVPDLPLEIMLGTGVVAAVLVLSPTLWRPTRHVVTIAHEGAHGLVALAAGRRLSGIRLHSDTSGLTVSAGRPTGPGMVLTCASGYVGPGLFGLGAAALLAAGHAVGLLWALLLLLALLLVQIRNWYGLWSVLATGAVVFAATWWLPPEGQAGFAAVATWFLLLAAPKTVLELQAARRRRRAPDSDADQLARLTRVPAVVWVGAFLLVDVGALLLGASWLLT; this is encoded by the coding sequence GTGACCACCAGCGTCCCCGACCTTCCGCTGGAGATCATGCTCGGGACCGGCGTGGTCGCCGCCGTCCTGGTCCTCTCCCCCACCCTGTGGCGGCCGACCCGCCACGTCGTGACCATCGCGCACGAGGGCGCGCACGGCCTGGTCGCGCTCGCCGCCGGACGGCGGCTGTCGGGCATCCGCCTGCACTCGGACACCTCGGGGCTCACCGTGTCCGCGGGCCGGCCCACGGGCCCGGGCATGGTGCTGACCTGCGCATCGGGCTACGTCGGTCCCGGCCTCTTCGGCCTGGGCGCCGCGGCGCTGCTGGCCGCCGGGCACGCAGTCGGGCTGCTGTGGGCGCTCCTGCTGCTGCTGGCGCTGCTGCTGGTGCAGATCCGCAACTGGTACGGCCTCTGGTCGGTCCTGGCCACCGGCGCCGTCGTCTTCGCCGCCACCTGGTGGCTTCCGCCGGAGGGTCAGGCCGGCTTCGCCGCCGTCGCCACCTGGTTCCTGCTGCTCGCCGCGCCCAAGACGGTGCTGGAGCTGCAGGCGGCGCGGCGCCGGCGGCGGGCGCCGGACTCCGACGCCGACCAGCTGGCGCGGCTGACCCGCGTGCCCGCCGTCGTCTGGGTGGGCGCCTTCCTGCTGGTCGACGTCGGAGCGCTCCTGCTCGGGGCCAGCTGGCTGCTGACCTGA
- a CDS encoding glycosyl hydrolase family 65 protein: protein MRFRVVYRGRKLTVDVTHEAATYRLVEGEPLDIRHHGRQITVDHQDVVLAIPEGPKPDPVSQPVGCEPRRRARK, encoded by the coding sequence ATGCGTTTCCGCGTCGTCTACCGGGGCCGGAAGCTGACGGTGGACGTCACCCACGAGGCGGCCACCTACCGGCTGGTGGAGGGTGAGCCGCTCGACATCCGGCACCACGGACGGCAGATCACCGTCGACCACCAGGACGTGGTGCTGGCGATCCCGGAGGGCCCGAAGCCCGACCCGGTGAGTCAGCCCGTCGGATGCGAGCCCCGGCGGCGCGCCCGAAAGTAG